One Streptomyces sp. ML-6 genomic region harbors:
- a CDS encoding NADH-quinone oxidoreductase subunit C, with translation MSGNHNHEEHDGNGVPVPRDEGGEVIGVRRGMFGANNGGDTSGYGGLVRPVALPGAASRPYGGWFDEVADELEGALEEQDLLPANAIEKTVVDRGELTFHIAREHLVRVARTLRDDPALRFELCTGVSGVHYLGDKGRELHAVYHLRSITHGRLIRLEVSAPDSDPHVPSLVPVYPTNDWHERETYDFFGLVFDGHPALTRIMMPDDWQGFPQRKDYPLGGIPVEYKGAQIPAPDQRRSYS, from the coding sequence ATGAGCGGGAACCACAACCACGAGGAGCACGACGGCAACGGCGTACCCGTCCCGCGGGACGAGGGCGGCGAGGTCATCGGCGTACGCAGGGGCATGTTCGGCGCCAACAACGGCGGCGACACCTCCGGCTACGGCGGCCTCGTCCGCCCCGTGGCCCTGCCGGGCGCCGCCTCCCGGCCGTACGGCGGCTGGTTCGACGAGGTCGCGGACGAGCTCGAAGGGGCCCTGGAGGAGCAGGACCTGCTGCCCGCCAACGCCATCGAGAAGACCGTCGTGGACCGCGGCGAGCTCACCTTCCACATCGCCCGCGAACACCTCGTCCGGGTCGCCCGGACCCTGCGCGACGACCCGGCGCTGCGCTTCGAGCTCTGCACGGGCGTGAGCGGCGTCCACTACCTCGGCGACAAGGGCCGGGAGCTGCACGCCGTCTACCACCTGCGCTCGATCACGCACGGCCGGCTGATCCGGCTGGAGGTGTCGGCCCCGGACAGCGACCCGCACGTCCCGTCCCTCGTCCCGGTCTATCCGACCAACGACTGGCACGAGCGCGAGACCTACGACTTCTTCGGGCTCGTCTTCGACGGGCATCCCGCCCTCACCCGGATCATGATGCCGGACGACTGGCAGGGCTTCCCGCAGCGCAAGGACTACCCGCTCGGCGGCATCCCCGTCGAGTACAAGGGCGCCCAGATCCCGGCTCCGGACCAGCGGAGGTCGTACTCCTGA
- a CDS encoding NADH-quinone oxidoreductase subunit D — protein MSTPHPHRTASEPSGTPLSDARDTTEGTVYTVTGGDWDEVVQSAAKSDDERIIVNMGPQHPSTHGVLRLILEIDGETVTEARCGIGYLHTGIEKNLEFRNWTQGTTFVTRMDYLTPFYNEAAYCLGVEKLLGIEDQIPDRATVLRVLLMELNRISSHLVAIATGGMELGATTIMIYGFRDRELVLDLFELITGLRMNHAFIRPGGLAQDLPPGAIDQLREFVKTMKKNLPEYDKLATGNPIFKARMQDVGYLDLTGCMALGVTGPMLRSAGLPHDLRKTDPYCGYENYEFDVPTADSCDAYGRFLIRLEEMRQSLRIVEQCIDRLAPGPVMVADKKIAWPAQLALGPDGLGNSLDHIKKIMGTSMEALIHHFKLVTEGFRVPAGQAYTAVESPKGELGVHVVSDGGTRPYRVHFRDPSFTNLQAMAAMCEGGQVADVIVAVASIDPVMGGVDR, from the coding sequence ATGTCTACTCCCCACCCCCACCGCACCGCGTCGGAGCCCTCCGGGACGCCCCTCTCGGACGCCCGCGACACGACCGAGGGGACTGTATATACAGTCACCGGCGGCGACTGGGACGAGGTCGTCCAGTCCGCGGCCAAGTCCGACGACGAGCGCATCATCGTCAACATGGGCCCCCAGCACCCGTCCACGCACGGGGTGCTGCGACTGATCCTGGAGATCGACGGCGAGACCGTGACCGAGGCCCGCTGCGGCATCGGCTACCTCCACACCGGCATCGAGAAGAACCTCGAATTCCGGAACTGGACCCAGGGCACCACCTTCGTCACGCGCATGGACTACCTGACGCCCTTCTACAACGAGGCGGCGTACTGCCTGGGGGTCGAGAAGCTCCTCGGCATCGAGGACCAGATCCCCGACCGGGCCACCGTCCTGCGCGTGCTGTTGATGGAGCTCAACCGGATCTCCTCGCACCTGGTGGCCATCGCCACCGGCGGCATGGAGCTCGGCGCCACCACGATCATGATCTACGGCTTCCGCGATCGTGAACTCGTTCTCGACCTCTTCGAGCTGATCACCGGCCTGCGCATGAACCACGCGTTCATCCGGCCCGGCGGACTCGCCCAGGACCTGCCGCCCGGCGCGATCGACCAGCTGCGCGAGTTCGTGAAGACCATGAAGAAGAACCTGCCGGAGTACGACAAGCTCGCCACCGGCAACCCCATCTTCAAGGCCCGCATGCAGGACGTCGGCTACCTCGACCTGACCGGCTGCATGGCGCTCGGCGTCACCGGCCCGATGCTGCGCTCCGCCGGACTCCCGCACGACCTGCGCAAGACCGACCCCTACTGCGGGTACGAGAACTACGAGTTCGACGTCCCCACCGCCGACAGCTGCGACGCCTACGGCCGCTTCCTCATCCGCCTGGAGGAGATGCGCCAGTCGCTGCGGATCGTCGAGCAGTGCATCGACCGGCTCGCCCCCGGACCGGTGATGGTCGCCGACAAGAAGATCGCCTGGCCGGCCCAGCTCGCCCTCGGCCCGGACGGCCTGGGCAACTCGCTCGACCACATCAAGAAGATCATGGGCACCTCCATGGAGGCCCTGATCCACCACTTCAAGCTGGTGACCGAGGGCTTCCGGGTCCCCGCCGGGCAGGCGTACACCGCCGTCGAGTCCCCCAAGGGCGAGCTCGGCGTGCACGTCGTCTCGGACGGCGGCACCCGCCCCTACCGGGTCCACTTCCGCGACCCGTCCTTCACCAACCTCCAGGCCATGGCGGCGATGTGCGAGGGCGGCCAGGTCGCCGACGTCATCGTCGCCGTCGCGTCCATCGACCCCGTGATGGGAGGCGTCGACCGGTGA
- the nuoE gene encoding NADH-quinone oxidoreductase subunit NuoE, which yields MPQLPAPAYPAEVRARLEADAQEVIARYPDSRSALLPLLHLVQSEEGHVSRTGMAFCADMLGLTTAEVTAVATFYTMYRRRPGGDYQVGVCTNTLCAVMGGDAIFDRLKEHLGVGNDETTEDGKITLEHIECNAACDFAPVVMVNWEFFDNQTPESATRLVDDLIAGRTVEPTRGAPLCSYKETARILAGFPDERPGAVEASGGAGPASLIGLRLAKGEEPHPRVVAPRGERPTGAQPHEPSPSEHLSSHDAPQQTSASDPDHPAGPIAEEGE from the coding sequence ATGCCGCAGCTCCCCGCCCCCGCCTACCCGGCCGAGGTGCGCGCCAGGCTCGAAGCGGACGCGCAGGAGGTGATCGCCCGCTACCCCGACAGCCGCTCCGCCCTGCTGCCCCTGCTGCACCTGGTGCAGTCCGAGGAGGGCCACGTCTCCCGCACCGGCATGGCGTTCTGCGCGGACATGCTCGGCCTCACCACCGCCGAGGTCACCGCCGTCGCCACCTTCTACACGATGTACCGGCGCAGGCCCGGTGGCGACTACCAGGTCGGCGTCTGCACCAACACCCTGTGCGCGGTCATGGGCGGCGACGCCATCTTCGACCGGCTCAAGGAACACCTCGGCGTCGGCAACGACGAGACCACCGAGGACGGGAAGATTACCCTTGAACACATCGAGTGCAACGCGGCCTGCGACTTCGCCCCCGTGGTGATGGTCAACTGGGAGTTCTTCGACAACCAGACGCCGGAGAGCGCGACCCGCCTGGTCGACGACCTGATCGCCGGGCGCACCGTCGAACCCACCCGCGGCGCCCCGCTGTGCTCCTACAAGGAGACCGCCCGCATCCTGGCCGGCTTCCCCGACGAGCGCCCCGGCGCCGTCGAGGCGTCCGGCGGTGCGGGTCCCGCCTCGCTGATCGGCCTCCGGCTCGCCAAGGGCGAGGAGCCGCACCCGCGTGTCGTCGCCCCGCGCGGCGAACGCCCCACCGGCGCCCAGCCCCACGAACCGTCGCCGTCCGAGCACCTCAGCTCGCACGACGCACCGCAGCAGACCTCGGCCTCCGACCCGGACCACCCGGCCGGCCCGATCGCCGAGGAGGGGGAGTGA